The Akkermansia sp. RCC_12PD genome contains the following window.
CATAATGCAGAAGCTGACCCAGGCCGAACCCGGTCAGAATGGGCACGAAAATTTCCGCAGCCATCAGGGAACGCCACGCAAAGGCCCAGCCCTGCTTCATGCCGCTCACCACAAACGGGGCGGAAGCGGGCAAGGTGACGTGGATCAGGCAGTAAATGGGCCCGGCGCCCATCGTGCGGGCGGCCCTGGCATAAATGGGCGGCACGTTCCGCATGCCGTTGGCCGTAGCTAGAATGACGGACCACAGGGTTCCCATAATCACCACAAACAGCATGGCGGACTCCGTCTGCCCGAACCACAGGGTAGCCAGAGGAACCCAGCATACGCTGGGCAGAGCCTGAAACCCCAGGGAAACCAGACCCAGCGTATTCTGCATCAACTGGAATCGGGAACACAGCATGCCGAGGGGAATCCCCATCACCAGGCCAATGCCGTACCCCAGTCCCAGCCGCTTCACCGTAATCCAGGAAGCTTCTTCCAGAGCTCCGTCCGCAAAGGACGAGCGCAGATATTCCCACACCTCCAGCGGAGAGGGAAACAAATAAGGTTTCCAAACCTGCTCGTCACTCAAATACTGCCATACCCAGATGACGACAATGAAAAACACGAGAGAACATGCGTGGGCTCCCCATTTTGACCATCTGTTCCTGTTCATTTCGCAGCTCCTTTCAAATCACGGGTGATGCGGGACGACAGCAAGGCCAGATCCTGGCTGTTGATATCCCTGGGATGAGGCAGATCCACGGAATACTCCTCGCAGATTCGTCCCGGATGCGGAGTGAACAAAATCACGCGGTCTCCCAGGCACACGGCTTCCCGCATATTGTGGGTAACAAAAATGATCGTCATGCCCCACCTGAGGTGAATATCCTGAATATCCTGATAAAGCTGTTCCCGGGTCATGGCGTCCAACGCGCCGAACGGTTCGTCCATCAGCAAAATGCGTGGATTCGTCGCCAGAGCACGGGCCAGGGCCACGCGCTGCTTCATTCCCCCGGAAAGCTCGTGAATGTGGGCGTGCATGCAATCCTGGAGCCCCACCAGCTCCAGATTCTTCTCTGCAATGGCCATGCGCGCGCCGCGCGTCAAACCGGGCACCAGCTTCAGGCCGAACATCACATTCCCCAGCACGTCCAGCCACGGAAACAGGGCGGACTCCTGAAACATCACAGTACGGTCCCGGCCCGGCCCGCTCACGGGAACACCGTCCAGTTCCACCGTGCCGGAAGAGGGGAACTCAAGCCCGGCGATAATATTCAGCAAAGTAGTCTTTCCGCAGCCGCTGGGGCCTACCAGGCAAACGAACTCCCCGGCCTTGATATTCAGGTTGATGCCCTCCAGGGCCTCCACCTTCCCCCGCCGTCCTTCAAACACCTTGGACACTCCGGCGATGCGCAGCTTGCATCCGCCCGGCCCGCAATGCTCTTCTCCCATAATCATCCCTGCGTTTCCTCCTTCATGGCCAACTGTTTCTCCTCTACCGCCTCCGGTGTCACCAGGCCGGAAACGTCGGGAACCTCCTTCATGAATCCGGCATGATAGGCGTCCTGCACAAACTGCTGCAACTTGGGGATGAAAATCTTGTCCTTCATATGAATGCTCTTCCATGCCCGGGCAATCAATTCCGGTTCAACCTTGGAATGGGTAAGCTCCTCCAATTCCTTCACCACAATGGCCTGGGCCTCCTCCGGATTCTCCCGTATCCACTGGTTCAGCTCTTCATGCGCCTTCACGACGGCCTGCGCTACTTCGGGCTTCTCCTTCAAAAAATCAGCCCCGCACACCAATACCGTTGCTATGGAATCCTCCTCGTTCACCAGCACCCTTCCTTTGGCCATCATCACTAAACGGCTCACCCAGGGCTCCACCGTCCAGACACCGTCCAGCTTCCCCTGGCGGAACAGGCTCAACTGTTCCGGATTAGGCGTAGGAAGAATCTTCACGTCTCCACCGCGCTGCGTCACGTGCAGGCCGCCTCGGGAAAACCAAGCGCGGGCGGAAACATCCTGCGTATTGCCAAGCTGGGGCGTGGCTATCACCTTGCCGCGGAAATCCTGCGGTTCCTTCAGGGAGGAATCCTCCGGCACCACCAGGGAGGCTCCTCCTTCTACAGCTCCGGCGATCATCCTGATATCCTGGCCGCGGGAGCGGACAAACGCGTTGATGGCTGGACTGGGTCCCACATACGTCAGCTCAATGGACCGGGCAAATACCGCCTCCATGGCGCTGGGTCCTGCGTTGTACACATACCAGTTGATCCTGACATCTTTCCCGGTAGCCTTCTTCACGCGCTCTTCAAACCACCCGTTCCCCTGTCGGGAAAAATGATGGGCCACCAGACCCTGCACGTGGGTCACATTCGGGAAATGACCGAAATTCAATTCAATCACATTCGCATCCTCCTCCTTCCCGTCCCGGCAGGAAACGAGAGGCAGGCAGAGGGAGGCGGCCAGAAACAACAAAGGAAATCTTGAAAAAAACATGGGATATCAAAAAAATGGTTGCAGGCTCACGGCATCTTGGCCGCACCCTTTCAGGCTCCGACTAGCAGAAAAAGACATCTGCGGCAAGTTTCCGCATGTGACGACTTTTTCACAATGGACAGCCGGATTGCCGATTCTGTTGAAAAACTCCCCCATTCTGCAACCCGCAAAATCCGGTCTATTGACAAGGACGTGCGTTCCCGCTACAAAAAAGCGCTATTTGCCCCTCTATGCCGAACAAAACGCACCAGCCGCATTTCGGAGCATGGCTCAACCTGCCTCCGCCCGGGGACGGACGGGTGCGCCCCGCCGTCAAATACAGATGCACCCTTCTGCTGCTCCTTTACTGGGGTATTCTGTCTGCTGTGCCGCAGGCAGGAAACAATGTGGTGGAAGTCGGCCCCTCCTTCTCCCCCTGGATAGCGGCTCTGGAGCTTACCCCCTTCATCCTTGTTCCGGCATTCCTGTGCCTCGTCCCTCGTACGGGGTCCCAATGGAGGGCTCTGATGATTGCCGCGTATGCGGGACTGGCGCTGTGCCTGCTGCTGGACCTGTCGCTTCCTGCGGACGGTTCATGGGGAGACCTTCCCCTGACAGGGCACTATGGCACGCTTGCATGGCCCGCAGACGGCCACTGCGAATGGCTCATTACGCTGCCCCGCTTCTCCACCTTCTGGAGCCTGCTCATCTATGTATCCCTTTCCAGCGCCGGAATTTCACCCATCCTGCGTCTGCTGGCGCTCGCCTGGTGGTTCCTGCTCTGCTTGGCCCCCATCAACACCGGAATAATTGGATACGCGGACCTTCTGGGCCCCCTGGCCATCATCGCCGCCATCCTGGCCTGCATGCACCTGGCAAACAAAAACGGCTCCTGACAATGCTTGCCGTTTCCGATGGAAAAACTCTTCCGCAGCCCGGCAAAGGGGAACACTGCCCTCATCGTCACTTCCATGCCGAGAAGACGGGAGCGGCCATGGCACGGACGGCTCAACGTCAAAGAGCTGTTTCACACCCGGTGAAACAGCTCTTTTCCAAATTCATTCCAAGTCTGAACTACTTCCAGATCACCTCAAAAATGTTCACGGAAGTATCCTTCTTGCCGGTAAGGCCGATAGCCTTGACCGGCTTCCTGACGGACTTCAAATTCAAGGTGGTCACTTTCTTGCCCTTGCCCAGGCTGCCAACGGGAACCCAGCGGCCGTCCGCTCCGCAGGCCTGGACGGTTGCTTCCCTGCCGTCCGACAGAACAATGGCTGAATTAGCGCGGGGAGAAGTACAGGGAATCTCCACCCGTTCCGGGGACAAATCCACAGACAAAAACGTAGCCAGGTTGAAATCGCCGGCCGCACCGCTGTTGCCGTCTTTCTTGCCCTTGTTGGCAAGGTTGAGCTTGAACTCTTCCAGCGTTACCTCCTGCGGGGATGATCCGGCATTCACCAGTTTCACACCTTTCACCACACCGCCGATCTCTGCGGAGCCGTCTGCTTTCAGCGGCACTTCCGTCCAGCCCTTCCCGTCCATGGAAATAAACAATTTAGCCCACTTCATGTCCGGCGTCTTCAAATTGATGGACGCGGACTCCACAGCCGCGCCGGCAGGAATTTGAAGCCCCAGAGACTTCCTGGGGGGCAACGGATGCACCTCCATGATGCGCTTCAGGGAAATATCCGTGTCGCCTGTCTCGGCCACGGCTCCCTTGAAAGCAGGAGCGTCCGTCAGAACGGAAGGAGCGGCGGGGGCATTCACCTTGAAATCACGAATGGCCGTCCACACGTCGGGCTTGCCGCCGGGAACGCCCTGCACCGTGGCGCGGTAGCGCACAAAGCGGCCTTTTTTCCCGCTGCCCTGGTACTCCACGCGCACACCGCTCGTTTCCGGCATCAGGGGCGACCATGACTGTCCGTCCATGGACACTTCCAGCTGCCCCTTGTTCACGGCATCCTTGTCTGAATCATTCCGGCCCATCACGATGGAAACGGTGCGTATCTCGCGGGGGACACCCAGGTCCACGCCGAAAAAGTCGCCCTTCTTCTGAACTTCCTTGCAGTAAAAATAGGACTCGGGATCGTCATCCAGCATCTTTTCAATACCGTTCTTTAGCTTGGTGGAAACATACGGCTTCACCCGCCCCACGGCCCGCCCGCTCACGCGGGAAAGCACCGGAGTGGACCCCAGGTCCAGCAACTCGCGGACGGCGGGAGCCATTACCAGTTCGGACGGCTTGACAGCCGTCTGCCACGGGGAATTCTTCTTGGTCACCTCCGTCACGTGTTTATTGATGGCCTTGCTGATCTCCTTGCTGTAGCGCTGCATCTCCGCCAGCAGGCAGGCGGCCTCCATGGCGTAATTCAATGCCGCGGAGGAATTCCCCGCCTCCGTGGCCTCCAGCATCTGCATGCTGTTCATCCCCGCCTTGCCGAGCGATTCAAACTGGATCAGCCAGGGCTCCACTTCCGCGACAAAAGCGGGATTGTTCGCCTTGGCCCGGATGATGTCCGGAGCCTGGGCCATCTTCGCAAACTCGGCTTTCAGGCGTTCAAATGCCTTGTTGTCCGCCACCTTCGCGCCGCGGCGGCACAGGTCCAGAACCTGTTCCACCACGGGAGCGATCTCCACGGACTCCTCCTTGCGGTAATTGTGCCCGCTCGGACCGCCGTCGCTATTGTGGTTGGCAAACGTCTGCATGGCGGAGGCGCAGCCGGGGAACAAAATGCGGATACTGTCCTTCCACGTCTTGTCGGAATCATACGCCTTGGCGTTCCAGGTCATGTTCGCCACGCTGAACAGGGAAATCTTGGAGGCCTCCGGCTTGTCCATCGGATTGGAGGCGAACCCCTGCATGTACGGCATCGCGTCCGCATCCACACCGTAGGTGCGCCCCAGGAACAGCGCGTGGCGGACGTAATCCGTCACCGGGAAATTCCACCAGATGAAAGCGGGCCTCTGCAAAAACTTGTTGATGCCCTTCAGGGCCGGGGTGCGGATATCGCTTACGATGCCGGACCCCGTCCACATAATGCCGATATCCTTATCCAAATGTTCCCCCATCACCTCGTGATAACGGCCGCCGTTGCCGGCATACGCCGTGGGACACACGATGAGCGGGGTTACGTCCGGCTTCTTGTGGATAAACTCCTTGTTCAAATAATTCAGGAACTCCACCTGACCTTCAGGCTTGGCCCCCTCTCCGCCGATGTCGTCAAAAAACACGGCAAAGGAGCGGAACCCCAAATCATACATCATCTCAAACTTCTTCACTGCCGCCTTCCGGTCCGCCTCTCCCCAATGGATATCCGCACCGGGGTGCACGGCCCAGACGAAATTCACCTTGTTTTCCTTTGCAATCTTCACCAGTTCTTTCAAATCCTTGGCCATGTCCGCCGGATAAGGCTCCCGCCATCTCTTGGAAAAACCGTGGAACACGTCGTCCTTCGGGCCGTAGATGTAGGTATTCATCTTGTACTTCCCGTAAAACTTGAACTGGCTGATGCGGCCTTCCTGCCCCCACGGCAGCCCGTAAAAGCCTTCAATGGTGCCGCGGAACGGAACATCCGGCCAGTCCAGTACCTCCACCTGCGGAACCGTCACGCCGGAAGGCGTCTTCTCCGCGAGCTGAAGCAGGGTCTGGGCCGCATAAAACAGGCCCTCGTCATCATACCCCGTCATCCGGATTCCCTGCGGCGTCACGCTCAGGGAATAGGCGCCCGCCTTCTGCGGAATATTCCCGGCAGGTTTCTTGCTCCCCTTGATGATGGACATCTGAACAGGAAACCCGTTCGGAGACAGCGCGAACATGCTCTTCAACGCGTTCATGGTGGGGGCATCCTTGACGCCGATCAGCTTCAGCGCGGGAACCGTTACGGAACCGCCGCTTCTGGTCATCTTCTGGGGAATGGGATACACTGGCATCCTGGACGCTTTTTTCGCGTGACCGGATGTGGCCGCGGATGAAGTGGAGGAGGAGGACTGGGCGAACAGAGGCAGGGCAAGCCCGGCTCCAAGCGCCGTGACCGCCATCATGGATCGGAAGGGAATCAAGTTCATAAGTGTAAAAAAAAGCCTGTACAGGACAAGTCCATGTAAATACGGACCAATCGCCTCACTTCTAGCAGGATGACCCCTGCATGTCAAATTACTTCGCCCCGGTACGGAAAGCTGCCCATCGTAACGACTGTGCCATGAAGACAGAACCCATTCCTGCGGGCATCGCTCCTGCGGCCCCGTCCCCTCCATGCGTACTCCGGTCCGTACCGCCATACACGCCGCAGAAGGAGTCAATTCCCGAAACGGAAAAAACGAAAACACATTCGAGGGAAACGAACCAGGCAGGCAGCCGCCCCGGAAAGGAATACTGAAAATGAACTCAGAAATTGTTCTTCTTCAACCCCTGGCAGGGAAAAATCCGGAAATATCGAAATAGATGACCACTTCCTTGCCTTTTTTCGTCCTGATCGTAATCACATCATAGGACTTCCCTTCATGCTGGACGAGCCCCTGCTGAAGCTTTTCATAACTCCCGTATTTTTTCTTAAGCCATTTCCCTTCGGCAGGGACACCATCCATCGAACTTGTTGCGCCAACGATCACGACGGCCTTTTCAAAGCTGGAACCGTCTCCGCCTTTATAAGTAATACGGGAGGCTGCCTCTTTTTTCCCTACCTTCGCGGGCATGGCTGGATCTTCGGTTTTGGCAACGGCGCACAGGCCGGAAACCAGCGCAAAAAATAAAACGGGCAGCAAGGCTTTCATACTCTATGAAATATAAAAAGTACTCATTCCCATGTAAAGTTTTTTAAGACAAGAACATCCGCATGGCCGCATCAGGAAACGGCATACGGGAAAACATAGCAACAAATCCCTGCATCCTTTCACCTGCGGAACCATTCCCGACTACAACCACGCCGCCACTTCGTTTAAAGTCCCGACACGGGCCGTGGCGCAAGTCGGCCCATTTCCGGAGGAAAACAGAAAATTCCGTCCCACGCCGGCGGAAAGGGCTGCCCGAATATCCCGTTCCCGGTCGCCGACGGACACGCAGGATGCCATATCCAGACCGTGCGCGGTACAGGCTTTCAAAAACAGGCCCGGATTCGGCTTCCGGTCGGGATGCCCGTCATCCACGCTGGGGCAGTGGAACACGTCCGCGATCTCCGCCCCGGCGTTGCGGAACACCCCCTTCATGTAATCCGTCAGCCGTGAAAAATCCTCTTCCGTAAACATGCCGCGGCCTATGCCGGACTGGTTGGTCGCCACGATCACCAAATACCCCTTCTCCTTCGCCCGGCGGCAAAGCTCCAAAATTCCCGGCACCAGTTGGAAATCCTCAATGCGGTGCACATACCCCCCGTCCACGTTCACCACACCGTCCCGGTCCAGAAACAGGGCTTTACCGTCCATACATTTCCTGTTCAACCAGCTCGCAGACCAGATGGCCCACGGCAATGTGCATCTCCTGAATATTATTCGTGGCATCGGAAGGAACGGCAATGCAGAAATCCGCCTGCTCCTTCATGGCGCCTCCGCCCCGCCCCGTAAGGGCTACGGTCCGAATACCCATGCTCCGCGCCAATTCCATCGCCAGCACGATATTCCGGCTGTTGCCGCTGGTAGAAAGCCCCACCAGCAGATCTCCCGCACGTCCCACGCCTTCGAGTTGCCGGGCAAACACGGTATCATACCCGTAATCATTCCCGACGGCGGTCAGAATGGACGTATCCACCGTCAGGGCCAGGGCGTTCATGGCCGGACGGTTCAACTTGTAGCGTCCCACCAGTTCCGCGGCCAGGTGCTGGGAATCCGCGGCAGACCCTCCATTGCCGCAGAACATGATCTTGTTCCCGGCCCGGAGGGTGTCCGTACAGACGCGCGCCACCGTTTCAATATCCCCGGACAAAACGGCCAGCGCCCTGAAATTGTCCGCTATCCCTAAAATCTGTTCCTTGATGTAATCGCTCATTCCGGTCTCTTCTTCATTCGGTTGATAATATCGGTGGAGGAAAAGCCCTCCAGCCGGGGCAACTCAACGGCCCTGCCCCCATAGGACACCACATACTGCCCTTCCGGCCAGCGTTCCAGAGGATACCCCTCCTTGGCGATCACGTCCGGGCGCAGCTTCTCGATCAGCGGAAGCGCGGTATCCTCGTCGAAAAGAACCACGTAATCAATGAAATCCAAAGATGCCAGCAGCAGGGAACGAAGTTCCTCGTTATTGACGGGCCTGTCCTCCCCCTTCAGCCGCTTGATGGACGCATCCGTATTCAGCCCCACAAAAAGCACGTCGCAGGCCTCGCGAGCCTTCATGAACGAATGCAGGTGGCCCAGATGCAGAAGATCGAAACAGCCATTCGTAAACCCCACCACCTTCTTTTCCTTCCGGAAGCGTTCCGCCAATTCCGCAGCGGCTTCCGCCGTCAGGATATTGTTCCGGTGATGCCAGGAGGAAACCTTGCGGGCTTTCTCCTCCAGCGCTTCTTTCAACTCCCCTCCGGTCACGCTCGCCGTGCCGAACTTGCCCACCACGATTCCGGCGGCCACGTTGGACACGACCAGCGCCTCCGGCACCGTGGCGCCCGCCGCCAGGGCCGCTCCCAGGCTGGCCAGGGACGTGTCCCCGGCGCCGGATACGTCAAACACCTCGCGCGCCTCCGTGGGAATGCATACAAAATCGGCGGGATTGGAAGAAGGAATGAAAATCATCCCGTGCTCGCTCAAAGTCACGAGCAAATTCTCAATGCCGAACTCGTCAAACAACTTCGCGGCGCCTTCCAGAGCCGCCTTCTCCCACCCCGGAGCGGAGGGATTCAAACGGACTCCCGTGGCCTCCTGAAACTCCTTCATATTCGGCTTCACCAAAGTAGCCCCGCCGTAACGGGAATAATCCGCTCCCTTGGGGTCCACGATGACGGGCTTTCCGGCCGCACGGCACCGGGCAATCACGGCGGGAGCGGTTTCCCCGTCAAACAGGCCCTTGCCATAATCAGACAAAAGGACAAGATCGGCGTCCGGCAGGCAGGCGTCCACCCGTTCCAGAAACCTCGCGGCCAATTCCGGCGCCATATTCAACTCCTGCTCCTGGTCCGCCCTCAGCAAATGATGTTTTCCCGCCACAAAACGGATCTTCACCGTCGTCTCGTAATCCCGGCACTCCACCAACTCAGGGGTGCAGCACGTATCTTCCAGAAAAGCCTTCACCTGCCGTCCGTTCGCATCGTCTCCCACCACGCTGACAAAAGTGGTCCGGCACCCCAGAGCGCACAAATTGGACACCACGTTCCCCGCGCCGCCCAGCATGCGCGTTTCCCTGTCCATCCTCATGATTGGAACGGGTGCCTCCGGAGAAATCCGGGTGACGCTGCCGTACAGAAACTTGTCCAGCATCACGTCCCCGATGCAGAGAATGCTCACCTGGGGAAATCCATCAATCAATGTATGCAGCCGGTTCATGGAGACGTTTCTTTCTACCATGCCCCGCCTGATAAGGCAAGGACAGTTGAAAACCGCCGGGAATACGGGAAAAAGGCAAAATCCCCGTCTCCCCGGGCTTCCTGCGGCATCTCCCTGCCCCCTCCGGACCGCAAAAAATGGGTCAGTCACGATAAAAATCTTGACCTCCAGGCGGGAAAGCACTACCTATTGTCTCCCGTTCCCGGACGAATAGAAAAAGGAAAATAAATCATGCGTGAAGTTACCGTAAGAAAAGGTGAACCTATCGACCGCGCTCTCAAGCGCCTCAAAACCAAGCTGGACGTCGAAGGCATTCTGGACGAAATGCGCCGCCGCCGTGCCTTTGAAACCCCAATGGACGAACGCCGCCGCAAGGCCCGTTCCGCCAGCAAGCGCAACAAGGTGAAATGGCGCTTCAACAACAAGAGCGAAGAAGCCGCCGCCGAAACCGCCGAAGCAGCTCCCGTTTCCGCTCCTGAAGCTTAAATCTCCATTGGTTCGGGAATAGAACCTCTTTCCATAAGGGCAACCCTTCTCCAAGGTTTGCCCTTTTTGCTTACCTCAGCAACATGATTCAATCCGCCCAGCTCTTCTCACGTGCACGCGCCGTCATACCGGGCGGCGTCAACTCCCCCGTCAGGGCCTTCCGCAATGTGGACGGCGATCCCTTCTTCGTCCAATCCGCCAAAGGCGCCTACATCACGGACGCGGACGGTCGCCAGCTCATCGACTACATCGGCACATGGGGCCCCGCCATTCTGGGACACGCCCCGGAATCCGTCCTGAACGCCGTACATGCCGCCGTGAACCGGGGGCTGGGCTATGGCATCCCTGCGCCGTCGGAGGTGGACATGGCGGAAATGATTGTCCGCATGGTGCCCTCCGTGGAAAAAGTGCGCATGGTCAACTCCGGTACGGAAGCCACCATGTCTGCCATCAGGCTGGCCCGCGGCTATACCGGACGCCGTAAAATCATCAAATTCATCGGCTGCTACCACGGGCATGTGGACTCCCTGCTCGTCGCGGCGGGTTCCGGCGCACTTACCTTCGGGGAACCGGACAGTGCGGGCGTTCCCCGGGAAATGACGCAGCTCACCATCACCCTGCCGTACAATGACCGGGAAGCCGTCAAAAAAGCCTTTGAATTGCATGGCCGGGACATTGCCGCCGTCATCATGGAACCCTTCCCCGCCAACGCCGGCCTCTACTTCCCTCAAAATGGTTTTCTCCACTTCCTGAGGAAAATCACCCGCCAGTATGACTCCCTGCTCATCTTCGACGAAGTCATGACAGGGTTCCGCGTTGCC
Protein-coding sequences here:
- the rpsU gene encoding 30S ribosomal protein S21, coding for MREVTVRKGEPIDRALKRLKTKLDVEGILDEMRRRRAFETPMDERRRKARSASKRNKVKWRFNNKSEEAAAETAEAAPVSAPEA
- the gmhA gene encoding D-sedoheptulose 7-phosphate isomerase; its protein translation is MSDYIKEQILGIADNFRALAVLSGDIETVARVCTDTLRAGNKIMFCGNGGSAADSQHLAAELVGRYKLNRPAMNALALTVDTSILTAVGNDYGYDTVFARQLEGVGRAGDLLVGLSTSGNSRNIVLAMELARSMGIRTVALTGRGGGAMKEQADFCIAVPSDATNNIQEMHIAVGHLVCELVEQEMYGR
- the hemL gene encoding glutamate-1-semialdehyde 2,1-aminomutase; amino-acid sequence: MIQSAQLFSRARAVIPGGVNSPVRAFRNVDGDPFFVQSAKGAYITDADGRQLIDYIGTWGPAILGHAPESVLNAVHAAVNRGLGYGIPAPSEVDMAEMIVRMVPSVEKVRMVNSGTEATMSAIRLARGYTGRRKIIKFIGCYHGHVDSLLVAAGSGALTFGEPDSAGVPREMTQLTITLPYNDREAVKKAFELHGRDIAAVIMEPFPANAGLYFPQNGFLHFLRKITRQYDSLLIFDEVMTGFRVAPGGVQQLHGIMPDLTCMGKVIGGGLPVGAFGGRAEIMDCLSPLGPVYQAGTLSGNPVAMAAGLAQLRELLEGNAYDRLEQLGARLEAGIREAIRKHGRNYTFHRAGSMFCLFFTEEKVYDLDTAQKASKALFKPFFWNMLEQGVYFAPSPYETGFISLAHTEEDIDRTVEAVHASLSRLV
- a CDS encoding beta-N-acetylglucosaminidase domain-containing protein; amino-acid sequence: MNLIPFRSMMAVTALGAGLALPLFAQSSSSTSSAATSGHAKKASRMPVYPIPQKMTRSGGSVTVPALKLIGVKDAPTMNALKSMFALSPNGFPVQMSIIKGSKKPAGNIPQKAGAYSLSVTPQGIRMTGYDDEGLFYAAQTLLQLAEKTPSGVTVPQVEVLDWPDVPFRGTIEGFYGLPWGQEGRISQFKFYGKYKMNTYIYGPKDDVFHGFSKRWREPYPADMAKDLKELVKIAKENKVNFVWAVHPGADIHWGEADRKAAVKKFEMMYDLGFRSFAVFFDDIGGEGAKPEGQVEFLNYLNKEFIHKKPDVTPLIVCPTAYAGNGGRYHEVMGEHLDKDIGIMWTGSGIVSDIRTPALKGINKFLQRPAFIWWNFPVTDYVRHALFLGRTYGVDADAMPYMQGFASNPMDKPEASKISLFSVANMTWNAKAYDSDKTWKDSIRILFPGCASAMQTFANHNSDGGPSGHNYRKEESVEIAPVVEQVLDLCRRGAKVADNKAFERLKAEFAKMAQAPDIIRAKANNPAFVAEVEPWLIQFESLGKAGMNSMQMLEATEAGNSSAALNYAMEAACLLAEMQRYSKEISKAINKHVTEVTKKNSPWQTAVKPSELVMAPAVRELLDLGSTPVLSRVSGRAVGRVKPYVSTKLKNGIEKMLDDDPESYFYCKEVQKKGDFFGVDLGVPREIRTVSIVMGRNDSDKDAVNKGQLEVSMDGQSWSPLMPETSGVRVEYQGSGKKGRFVRYRATVQGVPGGKPDVWTAIRDFKVNAPAAPSVLTDAPAFKGAVAETGDTDISLKRIMEVHPLPPRKSLGLQIPAGAAVESASINLKTPDMKWAKLFISMDGKGWTEVPLKADGSAEIGGVVKGVKLVNAGSSPQEVTLEEFKLNLANKGKKDGNSGAAGDFNLATFLSVDLSPERVEIPCTSPRANSAIVLSDGREATVQACGADGRWVPVGSLGKGKKVTTLNLKSVRKPVKAIGLTGKKDTSVNIFEVIWK
- a CDS encoding ABC transporter permease, whose product is MNRNRWSKWGAHACSLVFFIVVIWVWQYLSDEQVWKPYLFPSPLEVWEYLRSSFADGALEEASWITVKRLGLGYGIGLVMGIPLGMLCSRFQLMQNTLGLVSLGFQALPSVCWVPLATLWFGQTESAMLFVVIMGTLWSVILATANGMRNVPPIYARAARTMGAGPIYCLIHVTLPASAPFVVSGMKQGWAFAWRSLMAAEIFVPILTGFGLGQLLHYGRELNAMDQVVGIMFVIVVIGLLSDKILFSPLERFLHRRWGTGQA
- a CDS encoding HAD family hydrolase, encoding MDGKALFLDRDGVVNVDGGYVHRIEDFQLVPGILELCRRAKEKGYLVIVATNQSGIGRGMFTEEDFSRLTDYMKGVFRNAGAEIADVFHCPSVDDGHPDRKPNPGLFLKACTAHGLDMASCVSVGDRERDIRAALSAGVGRNFLFSSGNGPTCATARVGTLNEVAAWL
- a CDS encoding ABC transporter substrate-binding protein, producing the protein MFFSRFPLLFLAASLCLPLVSCRDGKEEDANVIELNFGHFPNVTHVQGLVAHHFSRQGNGWFEERVKKATGKDVRINWYVYNAGPSAMEAVFARSIELTYVGPSPAINAFVRSRGQDIRMIAGAVEGGASLVVPEDSSLKEPQDFRGKVIATPQLGNTQDVSARAWFSRGGLHVTQRGGDVKILPTPNPEQLSLFRQGKLDGVWTVEPWVSRLVMMAKGRVLVNEEDSIATVLVCGADFLKEKPEVAQAVVKAHEELNQWIRENPEEAQAIVVKELEELTHSKVEPELIARAWKSIHMKDKIFIPKLQQFVQDAYHAGFMKEVPDVSGLVTPEAVEEKQLAMKEETQG
- a CDS encoding bifunctional heptose 7-phosphate kinase/heptose 1-phosphate adenyltransferase, which translates into the protein MNRLHTLIDGFPQVSILCIGDVMLDKFLYGSVTRISPEAPVPIMRMDRETRMLGGAGNVVSNLCALGCRTTFVSVVGDDANGRQVKAFLEDTCCTPELVECRDYETTVKIRFVAGKHHLLRADQEQELNMAPELAARFLERVDACLPDADLVLLSDYGKGLFDGETAPAVIARCRAAGKPVIVDPKGADYSRYGGATLVKPNMKEFQEATGVRLNPSAPGWEKAALEGAAKLFDEFGIENLLVTLSEHGMIFIPSSNPADFVCIPTEAREVFDVSGAGDTSLASLGAALAAGATVPEALVVSNVAAGIVVGKFGTASVTGGELKEALEEKARKVSSWHHRNNILTAEAAAELAERFRKEKKVVGFTNGCFDLLHLGHLHSFMKAREACDVLFVGLNTDASIKRLKGEDRPVNNEELRSLLLASLDFIDYVVLFDEDTALPLIEKLRPDVIAKEGYPLERWPEGQYVVSYGGRAVELPRLEGFSSTDIINRMKKRPE
- a CDS encoding ABC transporter ATP-binding protein — protein: MIMGEEHCGPGGCKLRIAGVSKVFEGRRGKVEALEGINLNIKAGEFVCLVGPSGCGKTTLLNIIAGLEFPSSGTVELDGVPVSGPGRDRTVMFQESALFPWLDVLGNVMFGLKLVPGLTRGARMAIAEKNLELVGLQDCMHAHIHELSGGMKQRVALARALATNPRILLMDEPFGALDAMTREQLYQDIQDIHLRWGMTIIFVTHNMREAVCLGDRVILFTPHPGRICEEYSVDLPHPRDINSQDLALLSSRITRDLKGAAK